From Mycobacterium cookii:
GGTGTCGGCGCCGACGGCGGTCACCACGGCTGTCGCGGTACCCGCCTCGACGGTGGTTCCGCCGTAGAGCATGCAGCGCCGTTCGGCCAACACGGCTCCGGGCGTGGGGTCGACCTGCTTTTCCACCGGCAGCGATTCGCCGGTCAGGGTGGATTCATCGATTTCGAGGTCGTCTTCGTCGATCAGCCGGGCGTCGGCGGGGATCACCTCGTGGGTCCGCACCTCGATCACGTCGCCGGGCCGCAGCTGCGCCGCCTTGACGTCGGTGTAGACCGGCGAGCCGTCCGGACCGGTCGTGACTTTGCGGGCCGGTGGAATCTGTTGCGCCAGAAGCTCGTTCAATCGGCTCTCGGCGCGCAGGCGCTGGCTGGCGGCCAGCATGGAGTTGCCGGTGAGCACCGACCCGACCAGTACCGCGTCGACCGGCGAACCGAGCACCGCGCTGGCTGCCGAGCCCAGGGCCAGCACCGGGGTCAGCGGGTCGGACAACTCCGCTCGCACCGCCCGGAGGAACTGCCAGACGGCTTGGCGCGGGCGCCCGGTCAGCTCTGCGCCCCGCTGAGCCGTCTCCATCGCTCTGGTGGCCAGCCCGGTCTGACGCGGTTCGCTGGCCTCGTCGTCCGGCGCCGGCAGCATCCTGCGGACCTGCTCTATCGACATGGCGTGCCATTCGTTGATCGGCGCCGGCTTCGGAGTCGGCTCACGCAACACTCGGCGGGCCATCAGATATCCGGACACCAGACCGGCGGCCGCACCCGTGGTCACTGGGCCCGGGCCTCGCCCGCGCACCCCGGGCACCATCAGCAGTGCGCCCAAAGCCGTTGCACCCGTGGCGATCTCGATGCCGCGCCGACTGGCTGACTTGGCTACCGGGATGGCGTGCAGCAGCCGCCAGGCGCCGGCGAGATCGCTCAGGATCACATCGGCCGTCCACGGCGGAGGCTCCCCGTCGGAGTTGGGCAGCACACCCAAGCCGAGGTCGGCGGACGAGAGAGCCTGCCCGGCTGCCGACGAGATCACCGCGACGGTGTGCCCGGACTGCTGCAGATCGGTCAGCGCGGCCGCGAGTGCCTTGTCGACCGAGGTCCGCTGCAGCGGCCGCAGGTCGTCGAATGCGGTCCGCAGCTCACCGAGATCTTCGACGTCGACCGAGATCAGATCCAGTCCGGCCCGTCGCGTCTCGGCAAGCAGCGCCGAGGCCAGCGGATGATGGTTGGGGCCGATCAGCGCCTCGACCCCGGACACTCCGGGAATTGTCTGCCAGCCCGCGCGCAGGCCGCGGTTCTCCAGGAGCAGCTGCGCGCGGTTCCAGGCCGGCGACAACTCGTCTTCGTCGGCTCCACGGACTCGCACCACGCGGAATGCGTTAGTGCACAACACCCGGGGGTCGATCAGCAGCGCGTCGATGCGGTCCAGCCAGCGCAATTTCTCCGGTCGCAGTGGCAACACATCGTGCTGCTCGGCCAGTCCTTGGCCCAGCGCCGCGGCGAACGACTCGCGAGTGGTGCGGGTGGCCTTCGGCGTGGTGACCAACGTCGCCGTCGAGGCCATGCCGATATTGCGGGTGGCGGCGCCGACGGCCGCGGTGCCGGCAGCTTGCAGCAGCGCGGCGCGCCGGGCATACCGCTCGATGGGTCCGTCCGGCGGTGGCACCGGGCGCGAAGCCGGGTGGACCTCCAGGTGTTCGGCGTGCCGGGCCAACGTCGGCTCCAGTTGGCGCCAGGCCTGCGCTTCCGCTTGGTACTCGGCGGCTTTCAGGATCTCCATGGTCAGGTCGACCGCCAGCGATGCCGGGGAGAGTTCGAGGACGTGGGCGACCGTCATCGCCACCGACAGCACGGCGTCGGTTGCCGAGTGGCCGATGCGGTCTTCGATCAGCCGACGGATCCGCGGCTGGTAGTCGACGGCCACCACGACCGCTTCGACGCCGTCGAACAGTCGCGGCCACACCAGCAGTCGACCCGCGACCGCCGCGCCGACACCGACGGCGGTGGCGCCGACTCCGAGCGCGTTGGTGGCCAGCAGCAGGCCGTCGCCCGGTAACGGCTTGGGGCGTGTGTCGTTGCGCCGTTCGCGACGATTATCGCTTGCACGCCAGCGTCTTTCAGCTTCGTCGACGTCCCGGCACAGCTCACGCAGGGAGGTCTGCTCGCCGTTGAGTCCGATGACGGCCCGCGACAACGGGCGGTTCAGGCTGACCGACTTGACGCCCGGCCGTGCGCGCAGCGCGTCGACGACGAAGCGGCCCAGCTCCGCGCCGTCCGGTCCGTCGAGTCCGCGGACCTCGATCCACGCTCGTCCCTTGCCGCGCCAACTGTGCCTGGTGAGCGTGGGCGCGGGTAGCCCGTCGGAGAGTGCCTTGACGCCTTCGCGAACCGGGATTGCGAACATCGTCAGACCCGTCGAGGCGACGGTACCCAATGATTGCAGCCCCTGCGTTACCGCGCGTAGCGGTAAGGATGCTCGCACCAATCCGACGCTACCTACTCGACAGCGTCAACGACGGGTGCGCGACTGGGTTCCGGGCGACTTACGAGCCGGCGTCTTCTTGGCCGGTGTCTTGCGTGGCCTGGCGGAACTCGTCGACTTGACGGCGGCGATCTTCGTCGGCCGCGCCGGCGCGCTGTCGTTGCGCGAGTTGCCGAGCCGTCGCAACAGCAGTGCGCCACCACCGACGGCAAGCAACACCGGCCACTCGACGAGGCCGGCGACACCGAGGGCACCCAACGTCAGCGCGGCCGCCGGTGTCGAGTGGCTGCCGCTGTCGATGCCCTTTTTCACGCCTTCGGCCGCCCCGGTCACGGCGCCCATGACGCCGTTGACCGCGGCACCGCCTACGGCGCCCGCGGCTGCGGTGGTTGCTGAGGCGGCACGGCTGACCGTTCGACTCACGTTACGTACGGCGCCGTCAACGACACCCATGATGACTCCTGATAGTCAGTGTTAGTTGCCCGCAATCCTATGACCTTGATTGGTAAATGAACAGCGGATGAATACCCGAGCGCTTAATTTGGTGCGTCAGACGGTGTGGAGGTCCACGAAAACCGGTGCGTGATCGCTGGGTGCCTTGCCTTTACGTTCTTCTCGCACGATCTGCGCGTCGGAGACCCGCCCCGCGAGCGCAGGCGAGGCGAGGATGAAGTCGATGCGCATGCCTTGTTTCTTCGGAAATCTCAGCTGGGTGTAATCCCAATAGGTGTAGACGCCGGGCCCGGGCGTGAAAGGCCGTACCACATCGGCGAATTGAGTGTCAATGATGGCATCGAACGCTTTGCGCTCGGGTTCCGAGACGTGTGTTGCACCCTCGAAGAATTCGACACTCCAGACGTCGTCGTCGGTTGGCGCGATATTCCAGTCGCCGACGAGCGCAATCTGCGCCGACGGGTTCTCACGTAGCCAGCCTTCTGCTGCATCACGCAGTGCAGCAAGCCAATTCAGTTTGTAGACATAGTGCGGGTCGTCCAGGGTGCGGCCGTTGGGTACGTAAAGGCTCCACACCCGCACTCCTGCGCAAGTCGCGGCCAGCGCGCGGGCTTCGGCTGCGGCGGCGACGTCCGGTTTGCTGCTCCAGGTGGGCTGGCCGTCGAAGCCGATCTCGATGTTGTCCAGGCCGACCCGGGACGCGATTGCCACGCCGTTCCACTGGTTGAAGCCGCAATGCGCCACCTCGTAGCCGAGTTCGAGGAACGGCATCGTGGGAAACTGCTCGTCGGAGCATTTGGTCTCCTGCATTGCGAGGACGTCGACCTCGCCACGTTCCAGCCAATCCAGCACGCGGGGCAACCGGGAGCGGATCGAGTTCACGTTCCAGGTGGCTATTCGCAGGCCCACGCCTTCGACCCTACGTGTTCAGCGTGACGTAACGCGCGTGGTGGTGCAGCACGAAGCCCAGCGACCGGGCCAGCGCTGCGGTTGCTGTGTCGCCGTCGGCGACGCGGATGTAGCCGCGGGTGGCGCCGCGAGCCGCACCCCAGGCCAGCAGCGCCTCGCACAGAGGTCGTGACTGTGCGGCCGACAGCCCTACCCAACGGGTGCCGTCGGGGGCATCGGTCACCGCGGCCAGTGCCGCCGC
This genomic window contains:
- a CDS encoding cation-translocating P-type ATPase, translating into MFAIPVREGVKALSDGLPAPTLTRHSWRGKGRAWIEVRGLDGPDGAELGRFVVDALRARPGVKSVSLNRPLSRAVIGLNGEQTSLRELCRDVDEAERRWRASDNRRERRNDTRPKPLPGDGLLLATNALGVGATAVGVGAAVAGRLLVWPRLFDGVEAVVVAVDYQPRIRRLIEDRIGHSATDAVLSVAMTVAHVLELSPASLAVDLTMEILKAAEYQAEAQAWRQLEPTLARHAEHLEVHPASRPVPPPDGPIERYARRAALLQAAGTAAVGAATRNIGMASTATLVTTPKATRTTRESFAAALGQGLAEQHDVLPLRPEKLRWLDRIDALLIDPRVLCTNAFRVVRVRGADEDELSPAWNRAQLLLENRGLRAGWQTIPGVSGVEALIGPNHHPLASALLAETRRAGLDLISVDVEDLGELRTAFDDLRPLQRTSVDKALAAALTDLQQSGHTVAVISSAAGQALSSADLGLGVLPNSDGEPPPWTADVILSDLAGAWRLLHAIPVAKSASRRGIEIATGATALGALLMVPGVRGRGPGPVTTGAAAGLVSGYLMARRVLREPTPKPAPINEWHAMSIEQVRRMLPAPDDEASEPRQTGLATRAMETAQRGAELTGRPRQAVWQFLRAVRAELSDPLTPVLALGSAASAVLGSPVDAVLVGSVLTGNSMLAASQRLRAESRLNELLAQQIPPARKVTTGPDGSPVYTDVKAAQLRPGDVIEVRTHEVIPADARLIDEDDLEIDESTLTGESLPVEKQVDPTPGAVLAERRCMLYGGTTVEAGTATAVVTAVGADTQARRAAELVSRDLAPIGLEHQLSQLTNRAFPVSAGGGLLVSGLGLLRRKGLRQAVASGIAITVAAVPEGMPLVATLAQAASARRLTNYGALVRVPRSVEALGRIDVVCFDKTGTLSENRLRVSEVHPADGFTRDDVLRCAAHAAPDTNGGPQVHATDRAIIEAAKSGAGSSPTEEADAHLPFRSGRSFSASVLGDELTVKGAPEVVLAACQGVGSDTEATVRKLAAEGLRVITVARRHLTPAQVALISEDEDAIEGLAGSDLTLAGFLGLSDTPRAEAPALLAALVERDIGIRLITGDHPITARAIAREMGLPVTAEQVISGAEWDALSRKDQERAATERVIFARMSPENKVQIVQTLERIGKVCAMVGDGSNDAAAIRAATVGIGVVSGGSDPASVAADVVLVDARIEALLNAIEEGRELWRRVQAAVSVLLGGNAGEVAFAIIGSAITGNSPLNTRQLLLVNIFTDALPAAALAVSKPSGPVKLEGRGPDQQELWRAVAIRGATTAAAATAAWAMAGVTGRPQRASTVALVALVSAQLGQTLLDSRTPLVVLTAGGSLAVMGTLISIPGVSQLLGCTPLGPIAWAQALGSAGAATAAVAVATRAFADKRPLELSGADHSAAESPRPPRRRRATTGHTTRSTEQSADQPRLRLVGRRELPSSST
- a CDS encoding exodeoxyribonuclease III; this encodes MRIATWNVNSIRSRLPRVLDWLERGEVDVLAMQETKCSDEQFPTMPFLELGYEVAHCGFNQWNGVAIASRVGLDNIEIGFDGQPTWSSKPDVAAAAEARALAATCAGVRVWSLYVPNGRTLDDPHYVYKLNWLAALRDAAEGWLRENPSAQIALVGDWNIAPTDDDVWSVEFFEGATHVSEPERKAFDAIIDTQFADVVRPFTPGPGVYTYWDYTQLRFPKKQGMRIDFILASPALAGRVSDAQIVREERKGKAPSDHAPVFVDLHTV